One region of Flavobacterium pisciphilum genomic DNA includes:
- a CDS encoding DEAD/DEAH box helicase family protein gives MSNFKFLQEEWLSLYQKLKTAEERVSTEPVSTATYCRLALEECMYLMYNIEHIEKPFNTELVNLMTSEEIKNIIPFHLTEGLHIVRKTGNNAVHFGQRISSKEANISIRYTYDFVKWFALNYSKHIPELPQHFDAGFVPKLGEKQRQLKEVQKEQEKAFLLLQEQIATLEKEKEEILAKAEESEASLIDFKEQTAQAVVKLKKQKQTRLQPLTSEYNESETRQHLIDVLLKEAGWFDLSIGRDLEYPVSGMPISVDNPKGNGFIDYVLWDDNGKPLAIIEAKRTTKDIEVGKHQAFLYANCIEKIHGQRPIIFYTNGYETKIWEDTFYSSPRRIYGFYTKEELQWLIQKRNTIKDIRKAIINTNIVNRPYQFLAIQNVAEDFVTENKNGICGNKRRALLVMATGSGKTRTIAAMVDVLFKNNWVKRVLFLADRNALVRQAKKSFGEHLPDLTSIDLTEEKENDTTRLVFSTYPTMMNKIDNIRNAEERFYGVGHFDLIIVDEAHRSIYNRYKAIFDYFDASIIGLTATPKDGIDHNTFELFGCSNEDPTFLYELHEAVPTYLSAYKNIDISTKFIREGIKYSELSDTDKTKYEETFADKTTGIFPEEIRANEMNKRLFNKDTVFKVLDTLMEQGLKIEGGDKLGRTLIFAVNQTHAKFIVDCFLERYPEQPSGFISMIHNEVSHSQSLIDLFCDHYIENNPQIVVSVDMMDTGIDAPRVLNLVFFKVVRSYAKFWQMIGRGTRLCPDVYGPNMPKDHFLIFDVCKNFEFFDIEKKGQENKIAKPITQQIFEDRLHLSRLLIETGEPDDIELANNLRDILHYAISHLDKDRFQVNMQSRHVAEFAERSRWSNLDSSDVHIIEEFLSDLPAPETINESARRFDLMMLKLQIATLMTNNYKVKYQEALVEICEGLSQKYTIPAVLRAKGLIEDIKRADFFKAISQKKLNEVREELRELIHYLDKANKEIFYLDLQDEDIITVVNEPQMASTYGNAYRRRVESFIRENKHNITISKLSSNQPITSQELALLQEILFDGTERGTYLDFTKEYGTEPLGKFIRSIIGLEVKAAQDAFSEFLQAGNLRADQMIFIQNIITHLTKNGTIEPSMLFESPFTDINDNGLLGIFEDSDAHRVISIIEKINENASIA, from the coding sequence ATGAGCAACTTTAAATTTCTTCAAGAAGAGTGGTTATCACTTTATCAAAAGTTAAAAACAGCAGAAGAACGGGTAAGTACAGAACCTGTTTCTACTGCCACTTATTGCCGTTTAGCATTAGAGGAATGTATGTACCTTATGTATAATATAGAACATATCGAAAAACCTTTTAATACGGAACTGGTTAACTTAATGACTTCCGAAGAAATTAAAAACATTATTCCATTTCATCTAACTGAGGGATTACATATTGTTCGAAAAACGGGAAACAATGCCGTTCATTTTGGACAACGTATTTCAAGTAAAGAAGCCAATATTAGTATTCGTTATACTTATGATTTCGTCAAGTGGTTTGCTTTAAACTACAGCAAACACATTCCTGAGTTACCACAACATTTTGATGCCGGTTTCGTTCCTAAATTAGGCGAAAAACAAAGACAGTTAAAAGAAGTACAGAAAGAACAAGAGAAAGCCTTTTTATTACTTCAAGAGCAAATTGCCACACTAGAAAAGGAAAAAGAAGAAATTCTAGCGAAAGCAGAAGAAAGTGAAGCCTCATTAATTGACTTTAAAGAGCAAACTGCTCAAGCAGTTGTAAAACTAAAAAAACAAAAACAAACCCGTTTACAACCCCTTACTTCAGAATACAACGAATCCGAAACCAGACAACATCTAATTGATGTTTTACTAAAAGAAGCCGGTTGGTTTGATTTAAGCATTGGAAGAGATTTAGAATATCCCGTTTCGGGTATGCCAATCAGCGTCGATAATCCAAAGGGAAATGGTTTTATAGATTATGTATTGTGGGATGATAACGGAAAGCCTTTGGCTATAATAGAAGCTAAACGTACTACCAAAGATATTGAAGTGGGAAAACACCAAGCATTCTTATACGCCAATTGTATTGAAAAAATACATGGGCAAAGACCTATCATTTTTTACACCAATGGTTACGAAACTAAAATTTGGGAAGATACTTTTTATAGTTCGCCCAGACGTATTTATGGCTTTTACACTAAAGAAGAATTGCAATGGTTGATTCAGAAAAGAAACACCATCAAAGACATTCGTAAGGCTATTATTAATACAAATATTGTAAACAGACCGTATCAATTTCTAGCCATTCAAAATGTTGCCGAAGACTTTGTTACAGAAAACAAAAATGGAATTTGTGGGAATAAAAGAAGAGCCTTATTAGTTATGGCTACTGGCAGTGGAAAAACTAGAACTATTGCTGCAATGGTTGATGTACTGTTTAAAAACAATTGGGTAAAACGTGTATTATTCTTAGCAGATAGAAATGCTTTAGTGAGACAAGCAAAGAAAAGTTTTGGCGAACATTTACCCGATCTAACTTCTATAGATTTAACTGAGGAAAAAGAGAACGACACTACACGATTAGTGTTTAGTACCTACCCTACTATGATGAATAAAATTGACAATATCCGAAACGCAGAAGAACGTTTCTATGGTGTTGGACATTTTGATTTAATCATAGTAGATGAAGCACATCGTTCTATTTACAATAGATACAAAGCTATTTTTGATTATTTTGATGCCTCAATAATTGGGTTGACAGCAACCCCAAAAGATGGTATTGACCACAATACATTTGAACTTTTTGGTTGTAGTAATGAAGATCCTACTTTCTTGTATGAGCTTCACGAAGCAGTACCTACTTATCTAAGTGCGTATAAAAACATTGATATTTCTACCAAGTTCATTAGAGAGGGAATTAAGTACAGTGAACTTTCTGATACCGATAAAACCAAATACGAAGAGACTTTTGCAGACAAAACCACAGGTATTTTTCCCGAGGAAATAAGAGCCAATGAAATGAACAAAAGGCTATTTAACAAAGACACTGTTTTCAAAGTTTTAGACACTCTAATGGAACAAGGTTTGAAAATTGAAGGTGGCGATAAACTAGGTAGAACTTTAATTTTTGCCGTAAATCAAACACATGCAAAATTTATTGTTGATTGCTTTTTAGAACGTTATCCAGAACAGCCTTCCGGTTTTATTTCTATGATTCACAATGAAGTGTCACATTCACAAAGTCTAATTGACCTATTTTGTGACCATTACATCGAAAATAATCCACAAATAGTTGTATCGGTAGATATGATGGACACTGGTATTGATGCTCCTAGAGTACTGAATTTAGTCTTTTTTAAAGTAGTACGTTCTTATGCTAAATTTTGGCAAATGATTGGTAGAGGTACTCGTTTGTGTCCGGATGTTTATGGACCAAATATGCCTAAAGATCATTTCTTAATTTTTGATGTTTGTAAAAACTTTGAGTTTTTTGATATTGAGAAAAAAGGACAAGAAAATAAAATAGCCAAACCAATAACGCAACAAATATTTGAAGACCGTTTGCATTTAAGCAGATTATTAATTGAAACTGGTGAGCCTGATGATATAGAATTAGCCAACAACTTACGAGATATTTTACATTATGCTATTAGTCACTTAGACAAAGACAGGTTTCAGGTAAATATGCAATCCAGACATGTTGCTGAATTTGCTGAAAGAAGTCGTTGGTCAAATCTTGACTCTAGTGATGTACATATTATTGAAGAGTTCCTGTCTGATTTACCTGCACCTGAAACCATAAATGAATCAGCACGAAGATTTGATTTGATGATGCTAAAGCTTCAAATAGCAACTTTAATGACCAACAACTACAAAGTAAAATACCAAGAAGCACTGGTTGAAATATGTGAGGGATTAAGTCAAAAGTATACTATTCCAGCAGTTTTAAGAGCAAAAGGATTAATTGAAGACATCAAGAGAGCCGACTTTTTCAAAGCAATTTCACAAAAAAAATTAAATGAAGTACGAGAAGAACTTCGCGAGTTGATTCACTATTTAGATAAAGCAAACAAAGAGATATTCTATTTAGACTTGCAAGATGAAGATATAATTACTGTTGTTAATGAACCACAAATGGCATCAACCTATGGTAATGCCTACAGAAGAAGAGTAGAAAGTTTTATTAGAGAAAATAAACACAACATTACCATTTCAAAGTTGTCTTCTAACCAACCTATCACCTCACAAGAACTTGCTTTATTACAAGAAATTTTGTTTGATGGAACTGAGAGAGGCACTTATTTAGACTTTACTAAAGAATACGGAACTGAACCTTTAGGTAAATTTATCCGCAGTATTATTGGACTCGAAGTTAAAGCAGCACAGGATGCATTTTCAGAGTTTCTGCAAGCCGGAAACCTTAGAGCCGACCAAATGATTTTTATTCAAAATATAATCACGCATTTAACGAAAAACGGCACGATTGAACCAAGTATGCTTTTCGAGTCACCTTTCACTGACATTAATGACAACGGTTTATTAGGTATTTTCGAAGATAGTGATGCACATAGAGTGATTAGTATTATTGAAAAGATAAACGAAAATGCTTCTATAGCTTAA
- a CDS encoding restriction endonuclease subunit S, whose amino-acid sequence MKKLGDVFKISKGKKATETSIDTGLRYIQIGDLRNDDVIKFASNSTSNILCTKDDVLIAWDGANAGTVGYNLEGVIGSTLAKLTPKIKEVNSAFVGRFLQSKFTYLQENCTGATIPHLSRPILEGLQIPLPPLPQQQKIANILDATDELRKNNKALIAKYDDLTQALFLDMFGDPVSNPKGWKKASLKSVSTKITDGTHFSPEPQDKGFPYITAKHVKKHGLDFYSKPTYISEEAHNEIYKRCTPEYGDVLYIKDGATTGIACINTFNEPFSMLSSLALIKPNKKIINSYFLCNWLNNPKIKSKLLSEFMSGAAIQRYTLTKINSFKLVIPPIELQNQFEERVTLIEEQKAIAQKSLEKSEELFNSLLQKAFKGELA is encoded by the coding sequence ATGAAAAAATTAGGTGATGTTTTTAAAATTTCAAAGGGTAAAAAAGCAACTGAAACTTCCATAGATACTGGACTAAGGTACATACAAATTGGTGATCTTAGGAATGATGATGTTATTAAGTTTGCATCTAATTCTACTTCAAATATTTTGTGTACAAAAGATGACGTTCTAATTGCATGGGATGGAGCAAATGCAGGAACTGTTGGTTATAATTTAGAAGGAGTTATTGGAAGTACCCTGGCAAAACTCACTCCAAAAATAAAAGAAGTTAACAGTGCATTTGTTGGAAGATTTTTACAATCAAAATTTACTTATTTGCAAGAAAATTGTACAGGTGCAACAATACCTCACCTTTCAAGACCAATTCTTGAAGGCCTACAAATACCATTACCCCCATTACCCCAACAACAAAAAATAGCAAACATTCTCGATGCCACAGATGAATTAAGAAAGAATAACAAAGCACTGATAGCAAAGTATGATGACCTAACACAGGCACTTTTCTTGGATATGTTTGGGGATCCTGTGAGTAATCCTAAGGGGTGGAAAAAGGCATCTTTGAAGTCTGTTAGTACTAAAATTACGGATGGAACACATTTCTCACCTGAACCACAAGATAAAGGTTTTCCATATATTACTGCAAAACATGTTAAAAAGCATGGACTTGATTTTTATTCAAAACCCACTTATATAAGCGAAGAAGCTCATAATGAGATTTACAAAAGATGTACTCCTGAATATGGTGATGTACTTTATATAAAGGATGGTGCTACAACTGGAATTGCTTGTATTAATACATTTAATGAACCATTTAGTATGTTGTCAAGTTTAGCATTAATTAAACCAAATAAGAAGATTATCAACAGTTATTTTCTTTGTAATTGGTTAAATAATCCAAAAATCAAAAGCAAACTTTTATCTGAATTTATGTCTGGCGCAGCTATTCAAAGGTATACATTAACTAAAATCAATTCTTTTAAATTAGTTATTCCACCAATTGAATTACAAAACCAATTTGAAGAGCGAGTTACTTTAATAGAAGAACAAAAAGCTATTGCGCAAAAGAGTTTAGAAAAATCAGAGGAGTTGTTTAATAGTCTATTGCAAAAGGCATTTAAAGGAGAGTTGGCATGA
- a CDS encoding type I restriction-modification system subunit M, with the protein MITGEIKSQVDKIWESFWTGGVSNPLTVIEQFTYLLFIRRLDETQLLEERKAAMIKQPVTNVIYTEVQHALRWSSFKNNDPQTMFDLFTKPVVDGLSVFEHMKQVGTENGVFAKYMSGATFMIPTPRVLDQVVQMVDKIKMEDRDTKGDVYEYLLSKIASSGTNGQFRTPRHIIRMMVDMVQPTKEDTICDPSAGTAGFLITAGEYLHQNHPDWFHEKGFRDHYNSKMFTGVEFDNTMLRIGAMNLQLHGIENPNLIGKDALSESNADVRDQFSLILANPPFKGSLDYDGVESSILKVVKSKKTELLFLGLMLRMMKTGGRCAVIVPDGVLFGSSNAHKQIRSEIVQNHKLDAVISMPSGVFKPYAGVSTAVLFFTKTGTGGTDNVWFYDMQADGYTLDDKRSETKDNDIPDIVSRYLNLSAEVDRKRTDKSFLVPVADLQANDWDLSINRYKEVVYEEVAYGKPANIIRDIKNLQEENKTKLLILEELLG; encoded by the coding sequence ATGATAACAGGAGAAATTAAATCACAGGTAGATAAAATATGGGAGTCCTTTTGGACTGGTGGTGTTTCAAACCCACTAACAGTAATTGAGCAATTTACCTACTTACTTTTTATACGCAGATTAGACGAAACACAGTTGCTGGAAGAACGTAAAGCAGCAATGATAAAACAGCCTGTTACCAATGTAATTTATACAGAAGTACAACATGCATTACGATGGAGTTCATTCAAAAATAATGATCCTCAAACTATGTTTGATTTATTTACCAAACCAGTGGTAGATGGACTTTCTGTGTTTGAACACATGAAACAGGTAGGTACTGAAAATGGTGTTTTTGCAAAGTACATGTCTGGCGCTACCTTTATGATTCCCACACCGAGAGTACTAGACCAAGTAGTGCAAATGGTGGACAAAATCAAAATGGAAGACCGTGACACCAAAGGTGATGTTTACGAATACTTGCTATCCAAAATTGCTTCTTCAGGAACTAACGGACAATTCCGTACACCAAGACATATTATCAGAATGATGGTGGACATGGTACAACCTACTAAAGAAGATACTATTTGTGATCCATCAGCAGGAACGGCCGGATTTTTAATTACAGCCGGAGAATACCTACACCAAAATCATCCGGATTGGTTTCACGAAAAAGGATTTAGAGACCACTACAATAGTAAAATGTTTACAGGTGTAGAGTTTGACAATACCATGTTGCGTATTGGCGCTATGAACTTGCAATTACACGGTATAGAAAACCCCAACTTAATTGGTAAAGATGCTTTAAGCGAAAGTAATGCTGATGTAAGAGATCAATTCTCATTGATACTAGCCAACCCTCCTTTTAAAGGAAGTTTGGATTATGATGGTGTAGAAAGTTCTATTCTAAAAGTGGTAAAATCTAAGAAAACAGAATTGCTGTTTTTAGGATTAATGCTACGTATGATGAAAACTGGCGGAAGATGTGCCGTAATTGTACCCGATGGTGTTTTATTTGGCTCATCGAACGCACACAAACAAATACGAAGCGAAATTGTACAAAATCACAAATTAGATGCCGTAATCTCTATGCCAAGTGGCGTTTTTAAACCTTATGCAGGAGTTAGTACTGCTGTATTGTTTTTTACCAAAACTGGAACTGGTGGTACTGATAACGTTTGGTTTTATGACATGCAAGCTGATGGGTATACTTTAGATGATAAACGTAGTGAAACCAAAGACAATGACATTCCTGATATTGTTTCAAGATATCTTAATCTAAGTGCTGAAGTCGACAGAAAACGTACCGATAAAAGTTTCTTAGTACCTGTTGCTGACCTTCAAGCCAATGATTGGGATTTGTCAATTAACAGATATAAGGAAGTAGTCTATGAAGAAGTAGCTTATGGCAAACCAGCTAATATTATTCGAGACATCAAAAATCTTCAAGAAGAAAATAAAACCAAATTATTAATTTTAGAAGAATTGTTGGGATGA